In a genomic window of Diabrotica undecimpunctata isolate CICGRU chromosome 2, icDiaUnde3, whole genome shotgun sequence:
- the LOC140434996 gene encoding cathepsin B-like, whose product MKAAYIITLLLPVVLSYNLNPLSNDFINYINSKQSTWVAGRNFDENLSIQEIKNLLGAKTGRLGVAKEFLHSENIQVPDSFDARENWKACSDVISTVVDQSSCGSCWAVAAASAMSDRRCIASEGKLKVPVSAENLLSCCDSCGYGCDGGYPVEAWAYWQDTGITTGGLYGSNQGCQSYSLQPCEHHTDGSKVQCSTLDYDTPSCKHKCDNPALNYKSELTFASGSAHYFTSVANIQREILTNGPVEAAFEVYSDFVNYKSGVYQHVAGEYLGGHAVRVLGWGEENGVAYWLVANSWNEDWGDKGLFKIRRGHNESGFEEAIVAAPAKV is encoded by the exons ATGAAGGCCGCTTATATTATTACGCTATTACTACCTGTTGTATTAAGTTACAACTTGAATCCTCTTTCAAACGACTTTATAAACTATATCAATAGCAAACAAAGCACATGGGTTGCTGgaagaaactttgatgaaaacCTTTCAatccaagaaatcaaaaatttATTAGGAGCAAAAACAGGGAGATTAGGAGTTGCTAAAGAATTTTTACATAGTGAAAATATTCAAGTTCCTGATTCTTTTGATGCAAGAGAAAACTGGAAAGCATGCTCAGATGTTATCAGCACTGTTGTAGATCAATCATCTTGTGGATCTTGCTGG GCCGTCGCTGCAGCTTCTGCAATGAGTGACAGACGATGCATAGCCTCCGAGGGAAAGCTTAAAGTACCTGTTTCTGCTGAAAATCTGTTGTCTTGCTGCGATTCCTGTGGGTATGGATGCGATGGAGGATATCCAGTAGAAGCATGGGCATATTGGCAAGATACAGGAATTACTACAGGAGGTCTTTATGGCAGCAACCAG gGTTGTCAATCTTATTCGCTTCAACCATGTGAACATCATACAGATGGTAGTAAAGTGCAATGCAGCACTTTGGACTACGACACACCTTCTTGCAAACATAAATGTGACAATCCAGCACTCAATTATAAGTCCGAGTTAACTTTTGCTTCAGGTTCTGCGCATTACTTTACTTCAGTTGCTAATATTCAAAGGGAAATATTGACCAATGGTCCGGTAGAAGCAGCTTTTGAAGTGTACAGCGACTTCGTGAATTACAAAAGTG gtgTTTATCAACATGTCGCTGGAGAATATTTAGGAGGACATGCCGTCAGAGTTTTAGGTTGGGGAGAAGAGAATGGAGTTGCTTATTGGTTGGTTGCTAATTCATGGAATGAAGACTGGGGAGACAAGGGGTTGTTTAAAATACGTCGTGGACATAATGAATCAGGCTTCGAGGAGGCTATTGTTGCAGCACCTGCAAAAGTTtaa